The following coding sequences lie in one Lolium perenne isolate Kyuss_39 chromosome 2, Kyuss_2.0, whole genome shotgun sequence genomic window:
- the LOC127329817 gene encoding phylloplanin: MASKPTLLALAAAMIVAAACLLGAAEAKLGRLFVTGVVPCSTGSLIDIATSPAFPNAEVELRCAGKVVAGATTNINGSFTMEADLTSALAAFIGGCSLVVDTPLIKCDAQLPPAGKLVSYLKGPLTRLLGGIFHLFPAGFSFHGR; the protein is encoded by the exons ATGGCATCCAAGCCCACTCTCCTCGCACTCGCTGCAGCCATGATCGTGGCGGCGGCGTGCCTTCTCGGCGCCGCGGAGGCGAAGCTCGGCAGGCTCTTCGTCACCGGCGTCGTGCCGTGCAGCACTGGCAGCCTCATCGACATCGCCACCTCCCCCGCGTTCCCAA ACGCGGAGGTGGAGCTGCGGTGCGCGGGGAAGGTGGTGGCGGGCGCGACGACGAACATCAACGGGTCCTTCACGATGGAGGCGGACCTGACGAGCGCGCTGGCGGCGTTCATCGGTGGGTGCTCGCTGGTGGTGGACACGCCGCTCATCAAGTGCGACGCCCAGCTGCCGCCGGCGGGGAAGCTCGTGTCCTACCTGAAGGGCCCGCTCACCAGGCTGCTAGGCGGCATCTTCCACCTCTTCCCCGCCGGCTTCTCCTTCCACGGCCGATGA